In Salana multivorans, a single genomic region encodes these proteins:
- the metX gene encoding homoserine O-acetyltransferase MetX, with amino-acid sequence MSEPPARRRRPDARALAPSARGQVRTPDDSPLPASAAWRPGDPVGSRRFVEVGTLDLEAGGELTGATLAYETWGTLNAERDNAVLVLHALTGDSHVIGPVGDGHPTPGWWEAMVGPGRPIDTNRYFVVAPNVLGGCQGSTGPASPASDGEAWGSRFPALTVRDMVAAELRLADALGVQEWALVIGASMGGHRVLEWAASYPERVRAIAAIATAAQTTGDQIAWAHAQLGAIRSDPLYNGGDYYDAADGCGPTAGLALARQIAHTTYRSARELDTRFGRIPQRAENPLDGSGRFAVQSYLDHHGAKLARRFDAGSYVVLTQSMITHDLGRDRGGVEAALAGVTARALVVAVDSDRLFLPAHSARIARGIPNADLHVMHSDHGHDGFLIEFDTLGPIVAAFLGEVAPVVRQPGS; translated from the coding sequence GTGAGTGAGCCCCCCGCGCGCCGCCGGCGCCCCGATGCGCGAGCCCTCGCGCCCTCGGCGCGGGGCCAGGTGCGCACGCCCGACGACTCACCGCTGCCCGCCTCCGCCGCCTGGCGCCCGGGCGACCCGGTGGGGTCGCGGAGGTTCGTCGAGGTCGGGACGCTCGACCTCGAGGCCGGCGGTGAGCTGACCGGCGCGACGCTCGCCTACGAGACGTGGGGCACGCTCAACGCCGAGCGGGACAACGCGGTGCTCGTGCTGCACGCCCTCACCGGCGACTCGCACGTCATCGGTCCCGTCGGCGACGGCCACCCGACCCCGGGCTGGTGGGAGGCCATGGTCGGCCCCGGCCGGCCGATCGACACCAACCGGTACTTCGTCGTGGCGCCCAACGTCCTCGGCGGGTGCCAGGGGTCGACCGGGCCGGCGTCACCCGCGTCCGACGGCGAGGCCTGGGGCTCGCGCTTCCCCGCGCTCACCGTGCGTGACATGGTCGCGGCCGAGCTGCGGCTGGCCGACGCGCTCGGCGTCCAGGAGTGGGCGCTCGTCATCGGCGCGTCGATGGGCGGGCACCGCGTGCTCGAGTGGGCCGCGTCCTACCCCGAGCGCGTCCGCGCGATCGCGGCGATCGCGACCGCGGCGCAGACCACCGGCGACCAGATCGCCTGGGCGCACGCCCAGCTCGGCGCGATCCGGTCCGACCCGCTCTACAACGGCGGCGACTACTACGACGCGGCTGACGGCTGCGGTCCGACCGCCGGCCTCGCGCTGGCCCGGCAGATCGCGCACACCACCTACCGCAGCGCGCGCGAGCTCGACACCCGGTTCGGCCGCATCCCGCAGCGCGCGGAGAACCCGCTCGACGGGTCCGGGCGGTTCGCCGTCCAGTCCTACCTCGACCACCACGGCGCGAAGCTGGCCCGGCGGTTCGACGCGGGCTCCTACGTCGTGCTGACGCAGTCGATGATCACGCACGACCTCGGCCGCGACCGCGGCGGCGTCGAGGCGGCACTCGCGGGCGTGACGGCGCGAGCGCTCGTCGTCGCCGTCGACTCCGACCGGCTGTTCCTGCCCGCGCACTCGGCCCGGATCGCCCGCGGCATCCCGAACGCCGACCTGCACGTCATGCACTCCGACCACGGGCACGACGGCTTCCTCATCGAGTTCGACACGCTCGGGCCGATCGTCGCGGCGTTCCTCGGCGAGGTCGCGCCCGTCGTGCGGCAGCCCGGCTCCTGA
- a CDS encoding maleylpyruvate isomerase family mycothiol-dependent enzyme, whose protein sequence is MVDADVTSTVTAARLDLDLHEQWDALIDWLRSLDDDALAAPTPLPRWSVRDLVAHLALVMRVLARAEAADPDVSGESGEHGESGESGAPSAAGDVPRTLTFADYLASYAGTSSDIRERAIELAEHRDPIGSAESSGQAALLTLRELRDEGVRLVRVHRGVVALDTLVLTRLVELVVHADDLARSAAIPSPVDPTARTIVATALLSVLRSRTGYDLQVGDEVTWLRLATGRLPWSGRGRALRPGTLAEGLPDLSQALPLVR, encoded by the coding sequence ATGGTTGACGCCGACGTGACCTCCACCGTGACCGCAGCACGCCTCGACCTGGACCTGCACGAGCAGTGGGACGCGCTCATCGACTGGCTCCGCTCCCTCGACGACGACGCCCTGGCCGCGCCGACGCCGCTGCCCCGCTGGTCGGTCCGCGACCTCGTGGCCCACCTGGCGCTCGTCATGCGCGTGCTCGCCCGGGCCGAGGCCGCCGATCCCGATGTCTCTGGCGAGTCGGGTGAGCACGGCGAGTCGGGCGAGTCGGGCGCACCGAGCGCGGCCGGCGACGTCCCCCGCACTCTCACCTTCGCCGACTACCTCGCGAGCTACGCCGGCACGTCGTCCGACATCCGCGAGCGCGCCATCGAGCTCGCCGAGCACCGCGACCCGATCGGCTCGGCCGAGAGCTCCGGCCAGGCCGCGCTGCTCACGCTGCGCGAGCTGCGCGACGAGGGCGTCCGACTCGTCCGGGTCCACCGCGGCGTCGTGGCGCTCGACACGCTCGTGCTCACCCGGCTGGTCGAGCTGGTCGTGCACGCCGACGACCTGGCCCGGTCGGCGGCCATCCCCTCGCCCGTCGACCCGACGGCCCGGACGATCGTCGCCACGGCGCTGCTGTCGGTGCTGCGGTCCCGGACCGGCTACGACCTCCAGGTCGGCGACGAGGTCACCTGGCTCCGGCTCGCCACCGGACGCCTGCCGTGGAGCGGGCGGGGTCGCGCCCTGCGGCCGGGCACCCTCGCCGAGGGTCTGCCGGACCTCAGCCAGGCGCTCCCCCTCGTCCGGTAG
- a CDS encoding alpha-amylase family protein has translation MPEPSSRGVAVPRRQLSRSVLVDADVIRAAVPELRPGDERYDAELGARFAEHFPRLHGLFRELYGERADSLASLAAVVDLAVTTWRERPEALKALDRARTAQPAWFQSNRMLAGVCYVDRYAGSLDGIRRRIPYFRELGLTVLHLMPLFASPEGNDDGGYAVSSYRDVDPALGTMPELASLARELRDAGISLELDFIFNHTSNEHEWARRAVAGEVVDGVAYEDFYLIFPDRTMPDAYERTTREIFPDDHPGSFVQLPDGRWIWATFYHFQWDLNYANPEVFRAMAGEMTFLANQGVEILRMDAVAFIWKQLGTPCESLPQVHLLLQAFNALLAIATPGVVLKSEAIVHPDEVVSYVSVDECQLSYNPLQMALTWEALATRDASLLNQALERRHGLPEGTAWVNYVRSHDDIGWTFADEDAAELGIDGFEHRRFLNRFFVGREPGSFARGVPFQDNPRTGDCRITGTTAALTGIEAGDPGGVDRAVLAYSLALSTGGVPLLYLGDEVAQPNDPTYVSRPEEADDSRWVHRPFYPEQSYAAREDTATPSGAVFAALTRLLTVRRRTPELGGGRLWPFHTGLRSVVAFQRPGWTDDLPRVVVLANVGDDAVHVPAERFAGFDRVAHELVGGVDLDLRGGVSLPAHGIVWLHATPR, from the coding sequence ATGCCCGAGCCCTCATCGCGCGGCGTCGCCGTCCCGCGCCGGCAGCTCTCGCGCTCCGTCCTCGTGGACGCCGACGTCATCCGGGCCGCCGTGCCCGAGCTCCGGCCGGGGGACGAGCGGTACGACGCCGAGCTGGGCGCCCGGTTCGCCGAGCACTTCCCGCGCCTGCACGGCCTGTTCCGCGAGCTGTACGGCGAGCGGGCCGACTCGCTGGCGTCGCTGGCCGCCGTCGTCGACCTCGCGGTGACGACGTGGCGCGAGCGTCCCGAGGCGCTCAAGGCCCTGGACCGCGCGCGGACCGCCCAGCCCGCCTGGTTCCAGAGCAACCGGATGCTCGCGGGGGTCTGCTACGTCGACCGGTACGCCGGCTCGCTCGACGGCATCCGGCGCCGGATCCCGTACTTCCGCGAGCTCGGCCTCACCGTCCTGCACCTCATGCCGCTGTTCGCCTCGCCCGAGGGGAACGACGACGGCGGCTACGCCGTGTCGTCCTACCGGGACGTCGACCCGGCGCTCGGGACCATGCCGGAGCTGGCGTCGCTGGCCCGCGAGCTGCGCGACGCCGGCATCTCGCTCGAGCTGGACTTCATCTTCAACCACACGAGCAACGAGCACGAGTGGGCCCGGCGCGCGGTCGCGGGCGAGGTGGTCGACGGCGTCGCCTACGAGGACTTCTACCTCATCTTCCCCGACCGCACGATGCCGGACGCGTACGAGCGCACGACGCGCGAGATCTTCCCCGACGACCACCCGGGCTCGTTCGTCCAGCTCCCGGACGGCCGGTGGATCTGGGCGACGTTCTACCACTTCCAGTGGGACCTCAACTACGCCAACCCCGAGGTCTTCCGCGCCATGGCGGGGGAGATGACGTTCCTCGCGAACCAGGGCGTCGAGATCCTCCGGATGGACGCGGTCGCGTTCATCTGGAAGCAGCTCGGCACGCCGTGCGAGTCCCTGCCGCAGGTCCACCTCCTGCTCCAGGCGTTCAACGCGCTGCTGGCCATCGCGACGCCCGGCGTCGTGCTCAAGTCCGAGGCGATCGTCCACCCCGACGAGGTGGTCAGCTACGTCTCGGTCGACGAGTGCCAGCTCTCCTACAACCCGCTCCAGATGGCGCTCACCTGGGAGGCCCTCGCGACCCGGGACGCGTCGCTGCTCAACCAGGCCCTCGAGCGGCGGCACGGGCTGCCGGAGGGGACGGCGTGGGTCAACTACGTCCGCTCGCACGACGACATCGGCTGGACGTTCGCCGACGAGGACGCGGCGGAGCTCGGCATCGACGGGTTCGAGCACCGTCGCTTCCTCAACCGGTTCTTCGTGGGCCGCGAGCCCGGCTCGTTCGCGCGCGGTGTCCCGTTCCAGGACAACCCGCGCACCGGCGACTGCCGGATCACCGGCACGACGGCGGCGCTGACCGGGATCGAGGCCGGCGATCCCGGCGGCGTCGACCGGGCCGTGCTCGCGTACTCCCTCGCGCTCTCCACGGGTGGCGTCCCGCTGCTCTACCTCGGGGACGAGGTGGCGCAGCCCAACGACCCGACCTACGTGTCCCGGCCCGAGGAGGCGGACGACTCCCGCTGGGTGCACCGGCCGTTCTACCCGGAGCAGTCCTACGCGGCGCGCGAGGACACGGCGACGCCGTCGGGCGCGGTGTTCGCCGCGCTGACCCGGCTCCTCACCGTGCGGCGGCGGACGCCCGAGCTCGGCGGCGGCCGGCTGTGGCCGTTCCACACGGGGCTGCGCAGCGTCGTCGCGTTCCAGCGGCCGGGGTGGACGGACGACCTGCCCCGGGTCGTCGTGCTCGCGAACGTCGGCGACGACGCCGTGCACGTCCCGGCCGAGCGGTTCGCCGGGTTCGACCGCGTGGCGCACGAGCTCGTCGGCGGCGTCGACCTCGATCTGCGCGGTGGCGTGAGCCTCCCGGCGCACGGCATCGTCTGGCTCCACGCGACGCCACGCTGA
- a CDS encoding DUF3995 domain-containing protein: MTTTKALARVLATAGLSGAAALHAAWAAGSSWPAADDRELAELVTGSGDIGMPPRTASLAVAVLLGGAALASSGPFDGGRAGRAIRVVRVAAAAGLLGRAAAGGVVACRLLRLPEPAERFRELDRRWYRPVCAVLGLSLLLGG, from the coding sequence ATGACGACGACGAAGGCGCTGGCTCGGGTCCTTGCCACGGCGGGGCTGAGCGGGGCGGCGGCGCTCCACGCCGCGTGGGCCGCGGGGTCGAGCTGGCCGGCGGCGGACGACCGCGAGCTCGCCGAGCTCGTCACCGGGTCCGGCGACATCGGGATGCCGCCGCGGACCGCGTCGCTAGCCGTCGCGGTCCTGCTCGGTGGTGCGGCCCTCGCGTCCTCCGGTCCGTTCGACGGCGGTCGCGCGGGACGCGCGATCCGGGTCGTCCGGGTCGCGGCGGCTGCCGGCCTGCTGGGCCGCGCCGCCGCCGGCGGGGTGGTGGCGTGCCGGCTGCTGCGCCTCCCGGAGCCGGCCGAGCGGTTCCGCGAGCTCGACCGGCGCTGGTACCGGCCGGTGTGCGCCGTCCTCGGGCTGTCCCTCCTGCTCGGCGGCTGA
- a CDS encoding PfkB family carbohydrate kinase — translation MSRQQSEPEVVVVGSINVDLVLTVARHPAPGETLLGGGGHSTPGGKGANQAVAAALRGARTAMVGAVGDDAAAAVGLSLLDAAGVDLTRVARVPGPTGLAVVTLSETGENTIVVVPGANDAVDAALVESAADPVAAAAVLVLQGEVPLGASLAAARIADAAGRRIVLNAAPAAAVPEELLRLADPLVVNEHEAAIVLAGALGDDAVDPPATPEEATVLARRLRDAGARSVVVTLGGAGVVVAGPDGAWHLAARPVVAVDTVGAGDAFVGALAAGLARGAGMAEAAREAVAVAAYAVAHEGAQASYPGLDDQLP, via the coding sequence GTGTCACGTCAGCAGTCCGAGCCCGAGGTGGTCGTCGTCGGGTCGATCAACGTCGACCTCGTCCTCACGGTCGCGCGCCACCCCGCCCCCGGCGAGACGCTGCTCGGCGGCGGCGGGCACTCCACGCCCGGCGGCAAGGGCGCGAACCAGGCCGTCGCGGCGGCGCTGCGCGGGGCCAGGACCGCGATGGTCGGCGCGGTCGGCGACGACGCCGCAGCCGCCGTCGGGCTCTCGCTCCTCGACGCGGCCGGCGTCGACCTGACCCGGGTCGCCCGAGTCCCCGGGCCGACGGGGCTCGCGGTCGTGACGCTGAGCGAGACCGGAGAGAACACGATCGTCGTCGTCCCGGGGGCGAACGACGCGGTCGACGCGGCGCTGGTCGAGTCCGCGGCCGACCCGGTCGCCGCGGCCGCCGTGCTCGTGCTCCAGGGCGAGGTCCCGCTCGGGGCGAGCCTCGCGGCGGCCCGGATCGCCGACGCGGCCGGACGCCGCATCGTGCTCAACGCGGCACCCGCCGCGGCCGTGCCGGAGGAGCTGCTCCGCCTCGCCGACCCGCTGGTCGTGAACGAGCACGAGGCGGCCATCGTCCTCGCCGGTGCGCTGGGGGACGACGCCGTCGACCCCCCGGCGACGCCCGAGGAGGCGACCGTCCTCGCGCGCCGGCTGCGCGACGCGGGCGCGCGGTCCGTCGTCGTCACGCTGGGCGGAGCCGGCGTCGTCGTCGCGGGTCCCGACGGCGCCTGGCACCTCGCGGCGCGACCGGTGGTGGCGGTCGACACCGTCGGCGCCGGCGACGCGTTCGTCGGGGCGCTCGCCGCGGGGCTGGCCCGCGGGGCCGGGATGGCCGAGGCGGCGCGGGAGGCCGTCGCGGTCGCGGCGTACGCGGTGGCGCACGAGGGAGCTCAGGCGTCCTACCCGGGGCTCGACGACCAGCTGCCCTGA
- a CDS encoding alpha/beta hydrolase has product MSPSRDPHRTPAPTAPPNRGRFPISRAIVEAQAASADLTITEADLPVPPPVGRWAGDVLGRGHQARTLPLADDDEGPVVTTIVRYRPELDVTSPPRIAPPTAPRFAVLYLHGWSDYFLNPEIGPFWARVGGAFYGLDLRKYGRSLRVHQTPGYIADLATYDEDLAAALAVIEEEHPGLPLVIMAHSTGGLTASLWANRHPGRASGLVLVAPWLEMQGSTIARSLSMPIIVEIAKAFPKRRTPNPDLGFYARTTSAALGGEWNLVPAWRPEHGFPATYGWAAAVLAGHTQVAAGLDVACPVLVVRSARTLISPVWDDAMAECDTVLDVDVIAQRALRIGRDVTVSTVEGALHDVLLSRRPVREDAYRRIERWAAAYLP; this is encoded by the coding sequence GTGAGCCCGTCCCGCGACCCGCACCGGACCCCGGCGCCGACCGCGCCCCCGAACCGCGGACGGTTCCCGATCTCGCGCGCGATCGTCGAGGCGCAGGCCGCGTCGGCTGACCTCACGATCACCGAGGCGGACCTCCCCGTCCCGCCGCCGGTCGGGCGGTGGGCCGGCGACGTCCTCGGCCGCGGGCACCAGGCGCGCACCCTGCCGCTGGCCGACGACGACGAGGGGCCCGTCGTCACGACGATCGTCCGCTACCGGCCCGAGCTCGACGTGACCTCGCCGCCGCGGATCGCGCCGCCGACGGCGCCGCGGTTCGCCGTCCTGTACCTCCACGGCTGGAGCGACTACTTCCTCAACCCCGAGATCGGGCCGTTCTGGGCGCGCGTCGGTGGTGCCTTCTACGGGCTCGACCTGCGCAAGTACGGGCGCAGCCTGCGCGTGCACCAGACCCCCGGCTACATCGCGGACCTCGCCACCTACGACGAGGACCTCGCGGCCGCGCTCGCCGTGATCGAGGAGGAGCATCCCGGCCTGCCGCTCGTCATCATGGCGCACTCGACGGGCGGCCTCACGGCGTCGCTCTGGGCGAACCGCCACCCCGGCCGGGCGAGCGGGCTCGTGCTCGTCGCGCCGTGGCTGGAGATGCAGGGCTCGACGATCGCGCGCAGCCTGTCGATGCCGATCATCGTGGAGATCGCGAAGGCGTTCCCGAAGCGCCGGACGCCCAACCCCGACCTCGGCTTCTATGCCCGGACCACCTCGGCCGCGCTCGGCGGGGAGTGGAACCTCGTGCCGGCCTGGCGACCCGAGCACGGGTTCCCCGCGACCTACGGCTGGGCCGCCGCCGTCCTCGCCGGTCACACGCAGGTCGCGGCCGGCCTCGACGTCGCGTGCCCCGTCCTCGTCGTCCGGTCCGCGCGCACGCTCATCTCGCCGGTGTGGGACGACGCGATGGCCGAGTGCGACACCGTCCTGGACGTGGACGTCATCGCGCAGCGCGCGCTGCGGATCGGCAGGGACGTCACCGTCTCGACGGTCGAGGGCGCGCTGCACGACGTGCTGCTGTCCCGGCGCCCCGTCCGCGAGGACGCCTACCGCCGGATCGAGCGCTGGGCCGCGGCGTACCTGCCGTGA